The Theileria orientalis strain Shintoku DNA, chromosome 2, complete genome genome has a window encoding:
- a CDS encoding ribosomal protein L20 → MSSLLPNKQYRLVFKFRNKKMKIPRDIVFQVTRGFRARTKGCLKLASVRAAKALNYSFYSRRKRHAQIRVHWISTINRSSREWMLIYSRFVGALSRLNCTLNKKSLFNLALTEPVSFKCLVDESKYVINERTEKLRDISTL, encoded by the exons ATGTCATCTCTATTGCCTAATAAACAG tatcGTCTCGTTTTCAAATTCCGCaacaaaaaaatgaaaataccTAGGGACATTGTTTTTCAGGTTACTCGTGGATTCAGGGCTAGAACAAAGGGTTGCCTAAAGCTAGCATCCGTGAGAGCCGCCAAAGCTCTGAACTACTCGTTTTACTCCAGGAGGAAGCGGCACGCCCAGATTCGA GTCCACTGGATTTCTACCATAAACAGGTCCTCCAGGGAGTGGATGCTGATATACTCCAGGTTTGTTGGAGCGCTGAGCAGGCTAAACTGCACTTTAAACAAAAAGTCGCTCTTCAACCTGGCGCTCACCGAACCCGTGAGCTTCAAGTGCCTGGTCGACGAGTCAAAATACGTAATTAACGAGAGAACGGAGAAGCTGCGAGACATAAGTACCCTGTAA
- a CDS encoding translocation protein — translation MDSMLKNGVRVKSAAEVGKRAVQFTRGDEIQKWVLNNKELAYSKCSTYFENAKLEDEADVANFVDTLIENGFMYRAQYQPLEGTLEKSESGSNLSIIYAVKRPVWPKRLIKTQKQRFDTLGFYIISYEGSQKWNYLKLSGILFGVLAWPLYLKLSMWYISVVLLTFLITAIVLRLVLFLLVWFCGYDFWLFPNLFDEDLGVVDSFKPLYSLAYRSDNLMMIACRILCAVLIAVSTYQLGKTHDISDIYTFTKQSFLDVLDWGHQKLIAEPEDTSFYKSIGADLSAEFTEKVSETAEEVDDDDTNDRCVDYNCLFKCGFKSLEDLITNCMKNCDCMSNLLENECLKDCPQETINSLTDAKLDVCKRARR, via the exons ATGGATTCTATGCTCAAAAATGGAGTAAGAGTTAAATCTGCTGCCGAG GTTGGCAAAAGAGCTGTCCAGTTTACAAGAGGTGACGAGATTCAAAAATgggttttaaataataaggAACTGGCCTATTCTAAG TGTTCCACGTATTTTGAGAATGCGAAGCTGGAAGATGAAGCAGACGTAGCAAATTTTGTGGACACACTTATCGAGAATGGGTTCATGTATAGAGCTCAGTACCAGCCG CTTGAGGGAACCCTCGAGAAATCGGAGTCAGGATCAA ACTTAAGCATAATTTACGCAGTCAAAAGACCAGTGTGGCCCAAGAGACTGATAAAAACGCAAAAACAAAGATTTGACACGCTCGGATTCTATATCATTTCCTACGAGGGAAGTCAGAAGTGGAATTACCTGAAGCTGTCAGGGATACTGTTTGGAGTATTG GCGTGGCCGCTGTACCTGAAGTTGTCGATGTGGTACATATCAGTGGTGTTGCTAACGTTTCTG ATTACGGCCATCGTGCTGAGGCTGGTGCTGTTCCTGCTGGTGTGGTTCTGCGGGTACGACTTTTGGCTGTTCCCGAACCTGTTCGACGAGGACCTGGGCGTGGTGGACTCGTTCAAGCCGCTGTACTCGCTGGCGTATAGAAGCGATAACCTGATGATGATAGCGTGCAGGATACTATGCGCAGTGTTGATAGCAG TGTCCACGTATCAGCTGGGGAAGACCCACGACATAAGCGACATATATACGTTCACGAAGCAGTCGTTCCTGGATGTGCTGGATTGGGGCCATCAGAAGTTGATAGCAG AGCCGGAAGATACCTCGTTCTACAAATCAATTGGGGCAGACTTGAGTGCAGAATTCACGGAAAAGGTGTCGGAAACAGCCGAAGAAGTTGACGATGATG ACACAAATGACCGCTGTGTAGACTATAATTGCCTGTTCAAATGCGGATTCAAATCGTTGGAAGACTTGATCACAAATTGTATGAAAAACTGCGACTGTATGAGT AACCTTCTGGAAAACGAGTGTCTGAAGGACTGCCCTCAGGAAACCATTAACTCGCTCACGGACGCTAAGCTGGACGTCTGTAAAAGAGCCAGAAGATGA
- a CDS encoding uncharacterized protein (ubiquitin domain containing protein): protein MVKLAIFDYVTSVTGNRIYLNVLKDENIKEVKEKLLLQVKNNLDNKDTKTKIKKVKRKNSVKSEMTAESLILYLGAIILDDEKSIEDYNGSDLPELSLSLYSRVDIKVVVTTLKGIRCFGINYTPIFSFIFKKKIAFKMIDQQTVLEIKKKILSQYQFSNKKGETIKIEDLNLIHDGYELSDNLCQINEMNFKDDMKITLIVPYGYAMKKL, encoded by the exons ATGGTAAAATTAGCTATATTCGACTACGTTACGTCAGTAACAGGGAATAGGATCTACTTGAACGTCCTGAAggatgaaaatataaaggaGGTGAAGGAAAAGTTGCTTCTGCAGGTGAAGAACAACCTAGATAACAAGGATACTAAgactaaaattaaaaaggtgaAGCGTAAAAATAGTGTCAAAAGTGAAATGACAGCAGAGTCGTTGATATTGTACCTGGGAGCGATAATTTTAGACGATGAAAAGAGTATAGAGGACTATAATGGGTCGGACTTGCCTGAACTTTCGTTGAGTTTATACTCAAGGGTGGACATAAAGGTGGTAGTGACCACGTTGAAAG GAATAAGATGCTTCGGAATAAACTACACACCAATATTCTCGTTCATTTTTAAGAAGAAAATTgcttttaaaatgataGACCAGCAGACGGTCTTggaaataaagaaaaagatACTATCACAATACCAGTTTTCGAACAAGAAAGG AGAGACAATTAAAATCGAGGACTTAAATCTAATACATGACGGGTACGAGTTGAGTGACAACCTCTGCCAAATTAATGAGATGAACTTCAAGGACGATATGAAAATAACACTAATAGTGCCTTACGGCTATGCCATGAAGAAATTATAG
- a CDS encoding uncharacterized protein (Longevity-assurance protein (LAG1) domain containing protein) — translation MITYSNDRLFTFKGVTPLVDKNDKYIVLCFVVALSILRLVFSGCDSPLTAKWPSVIRYYITKHKISSEKKVSKMSESIWYFLWHTFSFGYALKILVKEYGTAEKPGWIRYFVKDLKGIWFFSEDLEHVKNKIASWPMLEITMETRVFMLMCTGFWISCLIFINWETRRTDSMIMKFHHVTTILLLVLSYIYNFHRISMFVIFFHDIPDVLLYLTKVYSYYNRNNDVLLVISFGLYGLSHFVMRFLFLSRYIAYPLLMKFDVFDYSGGTIKYLWDFPGGVICPAAIAVLMVMNAYWLNFIICLFKKVIFNRAEVGKSGKIFMLV, via the exons ATGATTACGTATTCGAACGATCGATTGTTCACGTTCAAAGGTGTGACGCCCCTGGTGGATAAAAACGATAAGTACATCGTGCTCTGTTTCGTAGTGGCTCTCTCGATTCTGAGGTTGGTCTTTTCAGGATGTGACTCACCGCTGACGGCGAAATGGCCCTCAGTAATAAGGTATTACATAACGAAGCATAAAATATCCTCGGAAAAGAAAGTGTCGAAGATGTCCGAATCGATATG GTATTTCCTGTGGCATACTTTCTCGTTCGGATACGCACTTAAAATACTAGTGAAGGAGTATGGAACTGCGGAAAAGCCAGGGTGGATAAGATACTTTgtgaaggacctgaaaGGAATATG GTTCTTCTCAGAGGATCTGGAGCACgtgaaaaacaaaatagcGTCCTGGCCAATGCTTGAAATAACAATGGAGACGAGAGTATTCATGCTGATGTGCACAGGGTTCTGGATTTCATGCCTGATCTTCATCAACTGGGAGACGAGAAGGACGGACTCGATGATCATGAAGTTCCACCACGTGACGACGATCCTGCTCCTGGTGCTCTCgtacatatataacttCCACAGAATATCAATG TTCGTGATCTTCTTCCACGACATCCCCGACGTGCTGCTGTACCTGACGAAGGTGTACTCGTACTACAACAGGAACAACGacgtgctgctggtgaTATCGTTTGGACTCTACGGCCTGTCGCACTTCGTGATGAGGTTCCTGTTCCTCTCGAGGTACATAGCGTACCCGCTCCTGATGAAGTTCGACGTGTTCGACTATTCTGGGGGGACGATCAAGTACCTGTGGGACTTCCCGGGCGGAGTAATATGCCCTGCCGCGATAGCAGTTTTGATG GTCATGAACGCCTACTGGCTCAATTTCATCATCTGCCTGTTTAAGAAAGTCATATTTAACAGGGCGGAAGTCGGTAAGTCGGGTAAAATATTCATGCTTGTTTAG
- a CDS encoding cytochrome c, whose translation MSKPEPNVVVPDGDAAKGAKIFKTKCAQCHTINKGGSVKQGPNLHGFYGRKSGSTDYAYSDANKNSGIVWSDKHLFVYLINPKQYIPGTKMVFAGLKKEQDRADLIAYLKEASAK comes from the exons ATGTCGAAGCCTGAGCCTAATGTAGTTGTTCCCGATGGAGATGCAGCCAAAGGAGCGAAAATCTTCAAAACAAAATGTGCGCAGTGTCACACAATCAACAAAG gGGGGAGCGTGAAGCAGGGACCTAATCTACACGGATTTTACGGACGTAAATCAGGATCCACAGACTACGCATACTCCGACgcaaataaaaattcag gAATCGTGTGGAGCGATAAACACCTGTTCGTGTATCTGATTAACCCGAAGCAGTACATTCCGGGCACAAAAATGGTTTTCGCCGGATTAAAGAAGGAACAAGACAGAGCAGACTTGATTGCATATCTCAAGGAAGCGTCCGCCAAAtaa